One window of the Acinonyx jubatus isolate Ajub_Pintada_27869175 chromosome A2, VMU_Ajub_asm_v1.0, whole genome shotgun sequence genome contains the following:
- the LOC113604251 gene encoding uncharacterized protein LOC113604251 yields the protein MNASSENAHFEGSNARPFFYVHAMGQQPYLSPWCQSATYNPFSVPGAGFRNGSLYFPYSVVLSEYPGFLVPQSPLPITLNRRPMFYNTAQFQHSSGYGKKMKTRETQTEPQQAENMTQKEGTHSEGDMVTSIPTSNIDIEMDDIPEETDGVLSSVAQKRELHGKSPSNNRLHGTSPHGSYACEKEKMRLEQSKGSPVTQFWKTLKETMRLYDLAYGKAMPEKMVQHNRISQSSWESRTFPHEGTEGITCKDEESTVWLEQCHDVRHDDVVKLGSIMNMNLGKEKNYATAPQSPDEAKDRDRIQDTLNSNLCPSSGDGYKLQQERSLCSSNKAIEDLSLQSKSQSPLSIGESMPDNGSGGHGFPVNVDEVHMIQSNSSPENYVPPPILLAQFNQADGGIQCDMSQWQDEEHNKSPESSPESRKATQEKSVRCGKSDEVVERDSYPKYVPSPARLAQMYSKGMDEGIQCDMIWLQDAELEKSPEQMPYKDEESSPDCRTKGSQRKSIRDRKLNTDEEEVTMNDEIEEEYHENFKKCAKIKKTVKDRKQKTLNNSLSGNRVYLLKKNATLNTVLPEDLEDCELEEEVEDEMYVVECLFEEVSPPDPVNSLKGRIFCKASRIIRMPPEWSLSPQLIVWPTRNKDRLKHVEYESIPMVYEVTGQDGRIQRERMMAMQKGLESKTASHKSWECNCERRKTKVPYKVSNRFDADAVKLRKQPAGTEERNF from the exons ATGAACGCCTCTTCAGAAAACGCACATTTCGAGGGCAGTAACGCCAGACCCTTTTTTTATGTGCACGCCATGGGCCAGCAGCCTTACCTGAGTCCGTGGTGCCAGAGTGCCACCTATAATCCATTCTCTGTTCCTGGGGCAG GTTTCAGAAATGGAAGTCTGTATTTTCCATATTCAGTGGTACTCAGTGAGTATCCTGGCTTCCTTGTTCCTCAGTCACCATTGCCCATTACACTTAACAGACGACCTATGTTTTATAACACGGCACAGTTCCAGCACTCTAGTGgctatggaaagaaaatgaaaacgagAGAGACTCAGACTGAACCTCAGCAGGCTGAGAACATGACTCAGAAAGAAGGCACCCACTCAGAAGGTGATATGGTGACCAGTATCCCTACTTCTAATATTGACATAGAAATGGATGACATTCCTGAAGAAACAGATGGTGTTTTGTCTTCTGTTGCCCAGAAGAGGGAGCTACATGGTAAGAGCCCTTCTAATAACCGCCTGCATGGGACATCACCTCATGGAAGCTATGcatgtgagaaagagaaaatgaggctaGAACAGAGCAAAGGATCCCCTGTAACACAGTTCTGGAAGACTTTGAAGGAAACTATGCGTTTGTATGACCTAGCTTATGGTAAAGCCATGCCAGAGAAGATGGTGCAGCACAATAGGATTTCACAGAGTTCTTGGGAAAGTAGAACTTTCCCTCATGAGGGTACAGAGGGCATTACATGTAAAGATGAAGAAAGCACTGTCTGGTTGGAGCAGTGTCATGATGTAAGACATGATGATGTGGTAAAGTTGGGCTCCATCATGAATATGAACTtgggtaaagaaaaaaactatgcaACTGCTCCCCAATCTCCAGATGAAGcaaaagacagagatagaatccAGGATACCCTGAACTCAAATCTGTGCCCATCTTCTGGAGATGGCTACAAGCTCCAGCAGGAAAGGTCACTCTGTTCCAGCAATAAAGCCATTGAGGACCTGAGCCTACAGTCCAAATCCCAGAGTCCCCTTAGCATTGGGGAAAGCATGCCCGACAATGGTAGTGGGGGCCATGGCTTCCCTGTGAATGTGGATGAAGTTCACATGATACAGAGCAACAGCTCCCCTGAGAATTATGTTCCTCCCCCTATCTTGCTGGCCCAGTTCAACCAGGCTGATGGAGGCATTCAGTGTGATATGAGCCAGTGGCAAGACGAAGAGCACAATAAATCTCCCGAGTCTTCACCAGAAAGCAGAAAGGCAACACAAGAAAAGTCAGTCAGGTGTGGGAAATCGGATGAAGTGGTGGAGAGGGACAGCTACCCAAAGTATGTCCCTAGCCCTGCTAGGTTGGCCCAGATGTACAGCAAAGGGATGGACGAAGGGATTCAGTGTGATATGATCTGGTTGCAGGATGCAGAGTTGGAGAAATCCCCTGAGCAAATGCCTTACAAAGATGAAGAGTCATCACCAGACTGCAGAACTAAAGGATCACAGAGAAAATCAATCAGGGATAGGAAATTGAACACAGATGAAGAAGAAGTAACCATGAATGATGAGATTGAGGAAGAGTATCATGAGAACTTCAAAAAGTGTGCCAAGATTAAAAAGACTGTGAAAGACAGGAAGCAGAAAACCCTGAACAACTCCTTGAGTGGTAACAGAgtgtatttattgaagaaaaatgcTACCTTGAACACTGTACTTCCCGAGGATTTAGAAGACTGTGAATTGGAAGAGGAAGTTGAAGATGAAATGTATGTGGTGGAATGCCTCTTTGAAGAGGTTAGTCCACCAGACCCTGTGAATTCCTTGAAAGGAAGGATTTTTTGCAAGGCCAGCAGGATAATCAGGATGCCACCTGAGTGGTCTCTCTCTCCTCAACTTATCGTCTGGCCCACCAGAAATAAGGACAGGTTAAAGCATGTTGAATATGAGAGCATCCCTATGGTGTATGAAGTGACAGGACAGGATGGCAGGATCCAAAGGGAACGTATGATGGCCATGCAGAAGGGACTGGAGTCTAAGACAGCCTCTCACAAGTCATGGGAAT GTAACTGtgagagaaggaaaaccaaaGTACCTTACAAAGTTTCAAACAGATTTGATGCAGATGCTGTAAAGTTGAGGAAACAGCCAGCAGGCACAGAG gaAAGAAACTTCTGA